A part of Thermotoga petrophila RKU-1 genomic DNA contains:
- a CDS encoding rhamnulokinase — translation MAVKVLSIDLGATNGKIYEVELKDRLTVKEIKRFRTEGTFLPGKDREHFVWNLPGFYEEIKGVLEASDAQSVGVDTWGVDFALLDENGRLVSLPYHYRDVRTKGVMKKAFEVVPKDEIFQRTGIQFMEINTLYQLYSMVLSNDPFLKTAKHLLMIPDVFNFWLSGEMVSEYTIASTSQCYSVPDREWAYDLLEKLSIPTEIFPKVVPPGTVLGKCRVKKGMNVITTACHDTASAVVAVPFEGEGIYISSGTWFLVGTELERPLLSKEALERNFTNEGGYGKIRFLKNATGMWLLEECNRIWKKDYSEIIESARNAPGFQAFLDPDREEFLHPGNMLERIRNYLERTGQKILERIGEISRLIFESLAFNCRWIVEQIKELTGKRYGKIHVVGGAVRNDLLMSFIASATGKTVVAGPVDATPIGNALVQLITLGAIANINEARKIVKESFELKTFEPENMEEWNEGYEEWKKYKEVEI, via the coding sequence GACAGGTTGACGGTGAAAGAAATAAAGAGATTCAGAACAGAAGGAACCTTTCTTCCTGGGAAGGATAGAGAACACTTCGTGTGGAATCTTCCCGGGTTCTACGAGGAGATAAAGGGTGTTCTTGAGGCCTCTGACGCACAGTCTGTTGGGGTGGATACATGGGGTGTGGATTTTGCCTTACTCGACGAAAATGGAAGACTCGTATCTCTTCCCTATCACTACAGGGATGTGAGAACGAAGGGAGTCATGAAAAAGGCCTTCGAAGTGGTTCCAAAAGATGAGATATTCCAGAGAACGGGTATACAGTTCATGGAGATAAACACACTCTATCAGCTGTACTCCATGGTGCTCTCGAACGATCCGTTCTTGAAGACGGCAAAGCACCTTCTGATGATCCCCGACGTGTTCAACTTCTGGCTTTCTGGAGAGATGGTGAGTGAGTACACCATCGCGAGCACTTCTCAGTGCTACAGTGTGCCGGACCGGGAATGGGCGTACGACCTTCTCGAAAAACTTTCCATTCCCACTGAGATCTTCCCAAAGGTGGTTCCACCGGGTACCGTCCTGGGAAAATGCAGAGTGAAAAAAGGTATGAACGTGATCACCACCGCCTGCCACGACACCGCTTCCGCCGTCGTTGCCGTACCGTTTGAGGGGGAAGGAATCTACATCAGCTCTGGAACGTGGTTTCTTGTGGGAACAGAGCTGGAAAGACCACTTCTGAGCAAAGAGGCACTGGAGAGAAATTTCACGAACGAAGGTGGGTACGGGAAGATCAGGTTTCTAAAAAACGCAACGGGCATGTGGCTTCTGGAAGAGTGCAACAGAATCTGGAAGAAGGATTATTCGGAGATCATCGAATCGGCCAGGAATGCCCCTGGTTTCCAGGCGTTTCTCGATCCCGATAGAGAAGAGTTTCTCCACCCTGGAAACATGCTGGAGAGGATCAGAAATTATCTTGAAAGAACGGGCCAGAAAATCCTGGAGAGGATCGGAGAAATCTCCCGGCTCATCTTCGAATCCCTTGCGTTCAACTGCAGATGGATCGTGGAGCAGATCAAAGAACTCACCGGCAAAAGATACGGGAAAATCCACGTGGTGGGTGGAGCTGTGAGAAACGATCTTTTGATGAGTTTCATAGCCAGTGCGACGGGGAAGACGGTGGTGGCGGGTCCTGTGGACGCCACTCCCATCGGGAACGCACTCGTTCAGCTGATCACCCTGGGAGCGATAGCAAACATCAACGAAGCCAGAAAGATCGTGAAAGAATCCTTCGAATTGAAAACGTTCGAGCCGGAAAATATGGAAGAGTGGAACGAGGGCTACGAAGAGTGGAAGAAATACAAAGAGGTGGAAATATGA